In Spiroplasma litorale, a single genomic region encodes these proteins:
- a CDS encoding IS3 family transposase gives MSRIGNSLDNIEIEYFFGCLKGEYLNHISTYKMSYNEINDHINWYNNERIQKTLNWKTLTSVRIKI, from the coding sequence ATGAGTAGAATTGGTAACTCTCTTGACAATATAGAAATTGAATATTTCTTTGGTTGTTTAAAAGGAGAATATTTAAATCATATATCTACTTACAAAATGAGTTACAATGAAATAAATGATCATATTAATTGGTACAACAATGAAAGAATTCAAAAAACATTAAATTGAAAAACGCTAACTAGTGTCCGCATTAAAATATAA
- a CDS encoding IS3 family transposase: MAKQWTKNEKLNIINESKKIGILNAALKFDISTSTIKRWKSEVKVKGEGALEWGSGTQAKGNIKKFKSHDWIFKEPDDMSVEELREALKLERALKKHLAKTTKEKYFAIFNIKKMFSIKLACLYLKVSRYGYLKWLKNGKPKYKNYNRILAIKIRWLFYLFKKRYGYNMITLFLNKYFKERLKPWVVYRYMKTMSLKAAKKKKVPNYDKSGPLRFENLLNRNFKSKNINEKWVTDVTYIKTINGNVYLSVIKDLFNSEIIDWKLSVSPNNKLCHTNLISAIKKRGAPKIIHSDQGSPYTNETWERLCKTNNINISMSRRGNSPDNGACESFFGTFKNECIYTYKVKELHHSNIYKIISDYIDFYNYVRPSLKHKKTPYEIRMEKVSF, encoded by the coding sequence ATGGCAAAACAATGAACAAAAAATGAAAAACTTAATATAATTAATGAATCAAAAAAAATTGGTATTTTAAATGCGGCATTAAAGTTTGATATTAGTACTAGTACAATTAAAAGATGAAAATCAGAGGTAAAAGTTAAAGGTGAAGGAGCCCTTGAATGAGGTAGTGGAACACAAGCAAAAGGAAATATCAAAAAATTTAAATCTCATGATTGAATTTTTAAAGAACCTGATGATATGAGTGTTGAAGAATTAAGAGAGGCTTTGAAACTGGAACGAGCTTTAAAAAAGCATTTGGCGAAGACGACTAAGGAAAAGTACTTCGCCATTTTTAATATCAAGAAAATGTTTTCTATAAAATTAGCTTGTTTATATTTAAAAGTTTCAAGGTATGGATATTTAAAATGACTTAAAAACGGGAAACCAAAGTATAAAAATTATAATAGAATTTTAGCAATTAAGATAAGATGACTTTTTTACTTGTTTAAAAAAAGATATGGTTATAATATGATAACTTTATTTTTAAACAAATACTTTAAAGAAAGATTAAAACCTTGAGTTGTTTATAGATATATGAAAACAATGAGTTTAAAAGCAGCAAAGAAAAAGAAAGTTCCAAATTATGATAAATCAGGTCCATTAAGATTTGAAAATCTACTAAATAGAAACTTTAAATCTAAAAATATAAATGAAAAATGAGTAACAGATGTAACTTATATAAAAACTATTAATGGAAACGTATATCTATCTGTTATAAAGGATTTGTTTAATTCAGAAATTATTGATTGAAAGTTATCGGTTAGTCCTAATAATAAATTATGTCATACAAATTTAATAAGCGCCATTAAAAAAAGAGGTGCACCAAAGATAATCCACTCAGATCAAGGATCACCATATACAAATGAAACTTGAGAAAGATTATGTAAAACTAATAATATAAATATTTCTATGTCAAGAAGAGGAAATTCACCAGATAATGGTGCCTGTGAGTCTTTTTTTGGAACTTTTAAAAATGAATGTATATATACATATAAAGTAAAAGAACTACATCATTCAAATATTTATAAAATTATCTCAGACTATATAGATTTTTATAATTATGTTAGACCTTCATTAAAACATAAAAAAACTCCATACGAAATTCGTATGGAGAAAGTATCTTTTTAA